In Paraburkholderia sprentiae WSM5005, a genomic segment contains:
- a CDS encoding NAD-dependent epimerase/dehydratase family protein: protein MRVLVTGANGFVGRALVQRLLSEGVACAGDVSQLLLVDQAFYNAPEHARVSFLAGDFGAPRTLDSLLSEPVDIVFHLASVPGAQAEADHALGDRVNLYATLALFERLAQQAQAHSRVPRVVFASSVAVYGAPLPPLMDEHTLPKPTASYGVHKLVGEQLLSDWTRRGKLDGRSLRLPGIVARPGLSAGHGSAFMSAIFRAAQLGQRYTCPVSPSASAWWMSRPCCVDNLLHAARLSADGLHAQRVWTPPVLHLEVKRIVDALAVRFGSARVDYSPDDRIERLFGRQPPLMDRRAVEAGFQHDGTVDSLIARALSDD from the coding sequence ATGAGAGTCCTCGTAACGGGGGCCAACGGTTTTGTCGGTCGCGCGCTGGTTCAGCGGCTATTGAGTGAAGGCGTCGCCTGCGCCGGCGACGTGTCGCAACTTCTGCTGGTCGATCAGGCGTTCTACAACGCTCCCGAACACGCTCGGGTCAGCTTTCTCGCCGGCGATTTCGGTGCGCCGCGCACGCTTGATTCGCTGCTGTCGGAGCCTGTCGATATCGTCTTTCATCTGGCAAGCGTGCCCGGGGCCCAGGCCGAAGCCGACCACGCTCTCGGCGACCGCGTCAATCTGTATGCGACGCTCGCGCTGTTCGAGCGGCTCGCGCAACAGGCGCAAGCGCATTCGCGGGTGCCGCGGGTCGTATTCGCGAGCAGTGTGGCCGTGTACGGCGCGCCGCTCCCGCCGCTGATGGACGAACACACTCTGCCCAAGCCGACGGCCAGTTACGGCGTGCACAAGCTGGTCGGCGAACAGCTTCTGTCGGACTGGACGCGCCGCGGCAAGCTCGATGGCCGTTCGCTGCGCCTGCCCGGAATTGTCGCGCGGCCGGGTCTGTCGGCGGGGCATGGCTCCGCTTTCATGAGCGCGATCTTTCGCGCGGCGCAACTCGGCCAGCGTTACACGTGTCCGGTTTCGCCGTCGGCGAGCGCATGGTGGATGTCGCGTCCGTGTTGCGTCGACAATCTGTTGCATGCGGCGCGCCTGTCAGCCGACGGACTGCATGCCCAACGTGTGTGGACACCTCCCGTGCTGCACCTTGAAGTGAAGAGGATCGTCGACGCGCTCGCGGTTCGCTTCGGCTCGGCCCGCGTCGACTATTCTCCCGACGACCGGATCGAGCGCCTGTTTGGCCGTCAGCCGCCGCTGATGGACCGGCGCGCAGTCGAGGCCGGTTTCCAGCACGACGGCACCGTCGATTCCCTGATCGCTCGCGCGCTGAGCGACGATTGA
- a CDS encoding AAA family ATPase, with amino-acid sequence MSNSLQILWEDGERILCRGWHPGHGGGHSVLVARAAAEHPPPASLDRLAHEFGLKDELDGAWAVRPLELVREGGRMLLVLEDPGGEPLARMLGAPMPVESVLRLAVGIAAALGKLHQRGLVHKDLKPAHILANCADGQARLTGFGIASRLPRERQAPEPPETIAGTLAYMAPEQTGRMNRSIDARSDLYSFGVTFYQMLTGALPFAATDPMEWVHCHIARKPVPPSARVETVPAAVSHIVMKLLAKTAEERYQTAAGVEHDLQHCLADWERQHRIDDFQLAEHDTPDRLRIPEKLYGRAREVDTLIAAFDRIANGGAPELVLVSGYSGIGKSAIVNELHKALVPPRGLFACGKFDQYKRDIPYSTLVQAFQGLVRPLLGKSDAALASWRDALLEALDPNARLMTDLIPELKLIIGEPPPVPQLEPQQAQSRFRLAFRRFMSIFARPDHPLALFLDDLQWLDTATLELLEDLLTGSELQHLMLIGAYRDNEVDASHPLMRKLESIKNAGAKIEEITLAPLAQEDIERLTGDALHCEPERAAPLARLVQEKTAGNPFFVIQFLYALADEDLLTFDHEEACWCWDLHRIHAKGYTENVIDLMVGKLTRLPADTQQALQQFACLGNVAAIAMLSIVLGTSEDQVHAVLWEALRQGLVERLDGSYRFVHDRVQEAAYSLIREASRAEVHLRIGRLLLTHTPAEKREASIFEIVGQLNRGTALNTEQEREHLAELNLLAGQRAKGSTAYTAALTYLNAGAALLAEDGWARRRELIFALELNRAECEFLTGQALVAEARLAALSNRAATTVEKASVACLHMDVCTTLDQSGRAVAVCLDYLRHVGIEWVPHPKDDEVQREYERIGSRLAGRTIEELIDLPPMEDPASLATVAVLVRVLPPALFTDANLASLTVCKAVSLCLERGNCDASCFAYVQLSRIAGPRFGDYQAGFRFGQLGYELVERRELNRFEASTYFCFALFVVFWTKHVRACRDLMRRAFDAANRIGDLTHGAYTCSSLNSDLLFAGEPLPDVQGEAEHSLVFAEKARFGLVIDIITTQLSLIRTLRGLTPKFGCFDDGQFNELRTEYHLSTNPLLAIAACWYWIRKVQARYIAGDYATALDAASKAQRLLWTSSSLFEEAEYHFYGALARAAWCDCAAAGERQQHLDAVVAHHRQLQLWAENGPENFENRAALVGAEIARLEGRDGDAMRLYEQAIHSAQANDFVHHEALANELASRFYAAHGLEKIARVYLQDARYGYLRWGADGKVRQLDEAYPYLRTEKSAPTPTSTISAPVEHLDLATMIEVSQAVSGEIVLEKLIKTLMRTAIEQAGAERGLLILLCGGEPHIAAEATTRLDSTHVELCDVPVSTAVLPESVLFHVMRTRESLVIDDAALEPSFAGDPYIRQRRARSVLCLPLINQATLIGALYLENNLTTRVFAPARVVVLRLLASQAATSLENTRLYRGLERREAKIRRLVDANIIGIFIWDLEGHILEANDAFLRIVGYDRDDLMAGRLRWMDLTPPEWLARDLSQWIPQQKVTGRLEPFEKEYFRKDGSRVPVLIGVATFEEGGNEGVAFVLDLTERKEAEHRLRESYEMLRELTSRRETAREEERKHIAREMHDELGQHLTALRMRASMLALQFGKDLPALAEQAQALTALVDNTMRVVRGVIASLRPAALDAGIVAALEWLAAEFNHNLCTVCRLLVQDENLVLNEDRAIVLFRVVQEALTNVARHAAASQVTITLERTPDSCVLEVRDDGQGFDPLATRKRSFGLAGMEERVLMLGGQIVVVSSPGNGCAITVHLPVFPADRKRD; translated from the coding sequence ATGAGTAATAGCCTTCAGATTCTTTGGGAGGATGGCGAGCGCATCCTGTGTCGAGGGTGGCATCCGGGCCATGGCGGCGGCCACAGCGTACTGGTTGCGCGGGCCGCCGCCGAGCATCCGCCACCCGCCAGCCTCGATCGCCTCGCTCACGAATTCGGGCTGAAGGACGAACTCGACGGCGCGTGGGCCGTGCGGCCGCTGGAGCTGGTGCGCGAAGGCGGCCGGATGCTGCTGGTGCTTGAGGATCCGGGCGGTGAGCCACTCGCGCGGATGCTCGGCGCGCCCATGCCGGTGGAAAGTGTTTTGCGCCTCGCGGTCGGCATCGCTGCAGCGCTCGGCAAGTTGCACCAGCGTGGCCTCGTCCATAAGGACCTCAAGCCCGCCCATATCCTCGCGAACTGCGCGGACGGACAGGCGCGGCTCACCGGCTTCGGCATCGCTTCGCGGCTGCCGCGCGAGCGACAGGCGCCCGAGCCGCCTGAAACCATTGCTGGTACGCTCGCCTATATGGCGCCCGAGCAGACCGGTCGGATGAACCGCTCGATCGACGCCCGCAGCGACCTCTATTCGTTCGGCGTCACGTTCTACCAGATGCTGACCGGCGCGCTGCCATTTGCGGCCACCGACCCCATGGAATGGGTGCACTGCCATATCGCCAGAAAGCCGGTGCCGCCCAGCGCGCGGGTGGAGACCGTCCCTGCTGCGGTCTCCCACATCGTCATGAAGCTGCTCGCCAAGACCGCCGAGGAGCGCTATCAGACTGCCGCGGGTGTCGAGCATGATCTGCAGCACTGCCTGGCCGATTGGGAGCGGCAGCATCGCATCGATGACTTCCAACTGGCCGAACACGACACGCCCGACCGGCTGCGGATTCCCGAGAAGCTGTACGGGCGGGCGCGCGAGGTCGACACGTTAATCGCCGCGTTTGACCGGATCGCCAACGGCGGCGCGCCCGAACTGGTACTGGTCTCGGGCTATTCCGGCATCGGCAAATCGGCGATCGTCAATGAACTGCACAAGGCGCTGGTGCCGCCGCGGGGGCTCTTCGCCTGCGGCAAGTTCGACCAGTACAAGCGCGACATTCCCTATTCGACCCTGGTGCAGGCTTTTCAGGGTCTCGTGCGACCGCTGCTTGGCAAGAGCGACGCCGCGCTGGCGAGCTGGCGCGACGCGCTTCTGGAGGCGCTCGACCCGAATGCACGGCTCATGACCGACCTCATCCCCGAACTGAAGCTCATCATCGGTGAACCGCCGCCGGTCCCGCAACTTGAGCCGCAGCAGGCGCAAAGCCGTTTCCGGCTCGCGTTCCGCCGATTCATGAGCATCTTTGCCCGACCGGACCATCCGCTGGCGCTGTTTCTCGATGATCTGCAGTGGCTCGACACGGCGACGCTTGAGCTGCTGGAGGATCTGCTGACCGGCTCGGAGCTGCAGCACCTGATGTTGATCGGCGCTTACCGCGACAATGAGGTCGATGCCAGCCATCCGCTGATGCGCAAGCTTGAATCGATCAAAAACGCCGGCGCCAAGATCGAGGAGATCACGCTTGCGCCGCTCGCCCAGGAGGACATCGAACGGTTGACGGGCGATGCGCTTCACTGCGAGCCGGAGCGCGCCGCGCCGCTCGCCCGACTGGTGCAGGAGAAGACCGCCGGCAATCCGTTCTTCGTGATTCAGTTTCTGTATGCACTCGCTGACGAGGACTTACTCACCTTCGATCATGAGGAGGCGTGCTGGTGCTGGGATCTCCATCGCATCCATGCCAAGGGTTACACGGAGAATGTCATCGACCTGATGGTCGGCAAGCTGACCCGCCTGCCGGCCGACACGCAGCAGGCGTTGCAGCAGTTCGCCTGCCTCGGCAACGTTGCTGCGATCGCGATGCTTTCGATCGTTCTGGGAACCTCGGAGGATCAGGTCCACGCGGTCCTGTGGGAGGCGCTTCGTCAGGGATTGGTTGAGCGGTTGGACGGCTCCTACCGGTTTGTTCACGACCGGGTTCAGGAAGCCGCCTATTCGCTGATCCGGGAAGCGTCCCGCGCTGAGGTCCATCTTCGAATCGGAAGGCTGCTGCTGACGCACACGCCTGCCGAGAAACGGGAGGCGTCGATCTTCGAGATCGTGGGTCAGCTCAACCGCGGCACCGCGCTGAATACTGAACAAGAACGTGAGCACCTCGCCGAGCTCAACCTGCTCGCCGGCCAGCGCGCCAAGGGGTCTACCGCCTACACAGCAGCGCTCACCTATCTCAATGCCGGTGCGGCGCTGTTGGCGGAAGATGGCTGGGCGCGCCGGCGCGAGCTGATCTTTGCGCTGGAGCTGAACCGGGCCGAATGCGAATTTTTGACCGGCCAGGCATTGGTCGCAGAGGCGCGATTGGCGGCGCTGTCCAATCGCGCCGCGACAACGGTCGAAAAGGCCAGCGTCGCGTGCCTGCACATGGATGTCTGCACGACCCTCGATCAAAGCGGCCGCGCGGTCGCTGTTTGTCTCGACTACCTCCGGCACGTCGGTATCGAGTGGGTACCCCATCCGAAAGACGATGAAGTACAACGCGAATACGAGCGCATCGGGTCACGGCTTGCGGGCCGGACAATCGAGGAACTCATCGATTTGCCGCCGATGGAAGACCCGGCATCCCTCGCGACCGTCGCTGTCCTGGTTAGGGTCTTGCCGCCGGCCTTGTTTACGGATGCGAACCTGGCTTCGCTGACGGTCTGCAAGGCGGTCAGTCTCTGCCTTGAACGTGGCAACTGCGATGCATCGTGCTTCGCCTATGTCCAGCTCAGCAGGATTGCCGGACCGCGTTTTGGCGACTACCAGGCTGGATTTCGATTCGGCCAGCTCGGCTACGAACTGGTCGAACGACGCGAGCTAAACCGCTTCGAGGCGAGCACCTATTTTTGCTTCGCGCTTTTTGTCGTGTTCTGGACGAAACACGTGCGGGCTTGCCGTGATCTGATGCGCCGCGCGTTCGACGCGGCGAACCGGATCGGAGACCTCACGCATGGGGCATACACGTGCAGCAGCCTCAACTCGGACCTGCTTTTCGCCGGCGAGCCGCTGCCTGACGTGCAAGGCGAAGCCGAACATAGCCTTGTGTTCGCGGAGAAGGCGCGGTTCGGCCTTGTCATTGACATCATCACCACCCAACTCTCGCTGATCCGCACGCTGCGCGGCTTGACGCCGAAATTCGGTTGCTTTGACGACGGGCAGTTCAATGAACTTCGCACCGAATACCATCTGTCCACCAACCCGCTTCTGGCGATCGCTGCATGTTGGTACTGGATCCGGAAAGTGCAGGCACGCTACATCGCCGGCGACTATGCGACGGCTTTGGACGCCGCATCGAAGGCGCAACGGCTGCTCTGGACCTCATCCTCACTCTTTGAGGAGGCCGAATATCACTTTTACGGTGCACTGGCGCGAGCCGCATGGTGCGACTGCGCAGCAGCGGGCGAGCGGCAGCAGCACCTGGACGCCGTGGTTGCGCATCACAGGCAACTTCAACTGTGGGCGGAGAATGGTCCGGAGAATTTCGAGAACCGCGCCGCACTGGTCGGTGCCGAGATCGCCCGCCTCGAAGGGCGCGATGGTGACGCGATGCGGCTCTACGAGCAGGCCATCCACTCGGCGCAGGCAAACGATTTTGTCCACCATGAGGCGCTTGCCAATGAACTCGCGTCCCGCTTCTACGCGGCGCACGGTCTTGAGAAAATTGCCCGGGTGTATTTGCAGGACGCCCGCTACGGCTACCTGCGTTGGGGAGCCGACGGGAAGGTCCGGCAACTAGACGAGGCGTATCCGTACCTTAGGACGGAAAAGTCCGCGCCCACCCCGACGAGCACAATCTCGGCGCCGGTCGAACACCTCGACCTCGCCACCATGATCGAGGTATCGCAGGCTGTGTCGGGCGAGATCGTGCTTGAGAAGCTGATCAAAACGCTGATGCGAACAGCGATTGAACAGGCCGGTGCGGAGCGTGGGCTGCTAATTTTGCTGTGCGGCGGTGAACCGCACATTGCCGCAGAAGCTACGACCCGCCTCGACTCGACTCATGTGGAACTGTGCGATGTGCCAGTGAGCACCGCGGTGTTGCCAGAGTCGGTCCTCTTCCACGTCATGCGCACCCGGGAGAGCCTCGTTATTGACGATGCCGCACTCGAGCCGTCGTTTGCCGGGGACCCCTACATCCGCCAGCGAAGGGCGCGTTCCGTTCTCTGCCTGCCCTTGATCAATCAGGCCACGCTCATCGGCGCGCTTTACCTCGAAAACAATCTGACCACGCGCGTCTTCGCGCCGGCCCGGGTTGTGGTGCTCCGGCTGCTTGCTTCGCAGGCGGCGACTTCACTCGAGAATACCCGCTTGTACCGCGGCCTCGAACGCCGCGAAGCCAAGATCCGGCGCCTGGTCGACGCCAATATCATTGGTATTTTCATATGGGATCTCGAGGGTCACATTCTCGAGGCCAACGACGCGTTTCTGCGCATCGTGGGTTACGACCGCGATGACCTCATGGCGGGCCGGCTACGCTGGATGGACCTCACGCCACCGGAATGGCTCGCCCGTGACCTGAGTCAATGGATACCACAGCAGAAAGTGACTGGGCGTCTGGAGCCCTTCGAAAAGGAGTACTTCCGCAAAGACGGCAGCCGTGTGCCCGTGCTGATCGGCGTCGCCACCTTCGAGGAGGGCGGAAACGAGGGTGTCGCGTTCGTGCTCGATCTGACGGAACGCAAGGAAGCAGAGCACCGCTTGCGTGAGTCCTACGAGATGCTGCGAGAGCTCACCTCCCGTCGCGAGACGGCTCGAGAGGAAGAGCGAAAGCACATTGCACGGGAAATGCACGACGAACTGGGACAACACCTTACCGCGCTTCGCATGAGGGCATCGATGTTAGCCCTGCAGTTTGGCAAGGACCTCCCAGCGCTGGCCGAACAGGCCCAGGCACTGACGGCGCTGGTGGACAACACCATGCGGGTTGTCCGGGGTGTCATCGCGTCGCTACGCCCTGCCGCATTGGACGCAGGCATTGTGGCTGCGCTCGAGTGGCTCGCTGCGGAATTCAACCACAATCTATGCACGGTGTGTCGGCTCCTCGTGCAGGACGAGAACCTCGTACTGAACGAGGACCGCGCTATCGTACTGTTTCGCGTAGTTCAGGAGGCGCTGACCAATGTTGCCCGTCACGCTGCGGCCAGCCAGGTGACCATCACGCTCGAGCGAACGCCGGATTCCTGTGTGCTGGAAGTACGGGACGACGGTCAAGGATTCGATCCTCTGGCGACCAGAAAAAGATCGTTCGGACTGGCGGGAATGGAGGAGCGCGTCCTGATGCTGGGTGGCCAGATCGTTGTTGTCAGTTCACCGGGAAACGGCTGCGCGATCACCGTGCACCTTCCTGTTTTTCCAGCAGACCGAAAACGCGACTGA